One genomic window of Myxocyprinus asiaticus isolate MX2 ecotype Aquarium Trade chromosome 5, UBuf_Myxa_2, whole genome shotgun sequence includes the following:
- the LOC127440629 gene encoding TOX high mobility group box family member 4-A-like isoform X2, protein MDLNFYSDLSDGTGQHVESEFTDSSSYNAYESVNKFAGGNDSYLTISGSGHHFLSSEQTFHTPSLGDEEFEIPPISLDSDSALTIEDVEAHFGELAEQAGSSRGPGVGNSLASNVVVGGNDPSFASTFMNPSSQGIEHLSLGVINQVGGSTLLSSTLGVDLGHSVGSHFNSSTSMTIDVPINDMNHSLLGHNQLTTIDHSDLSAQLGLSLGGGASVSKSPDQPLSATPSPAGSLQDEDMEDFRQKTMLVDSFSASPAIISHLPNLTGSAQLSSASPAVVRRVGAKPAMVAGTTADTGVAIGAKKGKKKKDPNEPQKPVSAYALFFRDTQAAIKGQNPNATFGEVSKIVASMWDSLGDEQKQVYKRKTEAAKKEYLKALATYRANQLSKLSPEVEDTAPSTPPSAPSPAPAAPVRPARLAPNPDQNTITNICTSNIILDLPQVTTRSRTGSLPVAIGQPPTPNPSPATTVTKIIISKQMLQGGAQLHQIPTSMVTVIPAGIRAVQPSAGAATSAGRQPPPLLQMQGTPPPPRLQQMVQTQAPPPLQAKPRGGAGSSVAGTAMPPPPLQIKIVPASLHSDLSTPIIVTTATSANSVISSSTISASGHPTPVEVQVEKPSEQFVTDENEAVMEELASEEMEMEVSVAPAVSSSAPNLCVRAGCTNPAVDSRDWDKEYCSNECVATHCRDIFMAWCSIKSQNSTTVK, encoded by the exons ATGGATCTAAATTTTTACTCGGATCTCTCTGACGGGACTGGCCAACATGTTGAATCCGAGTTCACGGACAGCTCGTCTTACAATGCATATGAATCTGTGAACAAG TTTGCAGGTGGCAATGATTCATACCTGACCATCAGTGGGTCTGGtcatcattttctttcatctgag caaACGTTCCACACACCTAGTCTGGGCGATGAAGAGTTTGAAATCCCACCCATCTCTTTGGATTCAGATTCAGCCCTCACCATAGAAGATGTTGAGGCCCATTTTGGAGAGCTGGCCGAACAGGCTGGGAGCTCAAGGGGGCCTGGAGTTGGAAATAGTCTAGCCAGTAATGTTGTGGTGGGTGGAAACGATCCCTCTTTTGCCTCTACTTTTATGAATCCATCATCACAGGGCATAGAGCACCTGAGTTTGGGTGTGATTAACCAAGTGGGGGGAAGTACGCTGTTGAGCTCAACTCTGGGTGTG gATCTCGGCCATTCTGTTGGCTCACATTTCAATAGTTCCACTTCCATGACTATTGATGTTCCAATAAATGACATGAACCACAGTCTCTTAGGACACAACCAGCTCACCACCATAGACCATTCAGATCTAAGTGCTCAATTAGGGCTCAGCCTCGGTGGTGGAGCCAGTGTGTCAAAGTCACCTGACCAACCTCTGTCAGCCACACCATCCCCTGCTGGTTCATTGCAAGATGAAGACATGGAAGACTTCAGACAA AAAACTATGCTGGTAGACTCTTTCTCAGCCTCTCCTGCGATCATATCGCACCTCCCTAATTTGACGGGATCCGCCCAGCTCTCCTCCGCTTCTCCAGCTGTGGTGAGGAGGGTGGGTGCTAAGCCAGCCATGGTGGCGGGTACAACAGCAGACACTGGGGTGGCGATTGGAGCCAAGAaagggaagaagaaaaaagatcCCAATGAACCACAGAAACCAGTGTCAGCCTATGCTCTGTTCTTCAGAGATACCCAGGCAGCCATTAAAGGCCAGAACCCCAATGCCACGTTTGGAGAGGTTTCGAAGATTGTGGCCTCCATGTGGGACAGCCTTGGGGATGAGCAAAAACAG GTTTACAAGAGGAAAACAGAGGCAGCTAAGAAAGAGTATCTGAAAGCTTTGGCAACCTACAGAGCAAATCAGCTCTCAAAA CTTTCTCCTGAGGTGGAGGATACAGCTCCTTCCACTCCTCCATCTGCCCCCAGTCCTGCTCCTGCTGCCCCTGTCCGCCCTGCACGGCTTGCCCCCAACCCTGATCAGAACACCATTACCAACATCTGCACGTCCAATATTATCCTCGACCTGCCTCAAGTCACCACTCGTTCACGCACAGGGTCTTTACCCGTGGCCATTGGCCAACCCCCAACCCCTAACCCCAGCCCAGCTACCACTGTCACGAAAATCATCATCTCCAAACAGATGCTACAGGGAGGTGCTCAGCTCCATCAGATCCCTACTTCCATGGTGACAGTGATCCCTGCTGGAATTCGAGCTGTGCAGCCGTCTGCTGGTGCTGCAACGTCTGCTGGACGGCAGCCTCCACCACTGCTGCAGATGCAGGGCACCCCTCCCCCCCCACGTCTGCAGCAGATGGTACAAACTCAAGCCCCGCCCCCTCTTCAGGCCAAGCCCCGTGGAGGGGCAGGAAGTTCCGTGGCTGGCACCGCTATGCCGCCTCCGCCTCTCCAGATAAAGATTGTGCCCGCTTCTTTACACTCTGACTTGTCCACACCAATTATTGTTACTACAGCAACAAGTGCCAACTCTGTTATCTCATCGTCCACCATCTCTGCCTCGGGGCATCCCACTCCTGTTGAGGTGCAGGTGGAAAAACCCAGTGAGCAATTTGTGACAGACGAGAATGAGGCTGTGATGGAGGAACTTGCCTCAGAAGAG atggaGATGGAGGTAAGTGTTGCTCCTGCGGTCTCGTCTTCTGCTCCTAATCTCTGCGTCCGTGCAGGATGCAC
- the LOC127440629 gene encoding TOX high mobility group box family member 4-like isoform X1 has protein sequence MDLNFYSDLSDGTGQHVESEFTDSSSYNAYESVNKFAGGNDSYLTISGSGHHFLSSEQTFHTPSLGDEEFEIPPISLDSDSALTIEDVEAHFGELAEQAGSSRGPGVGNSLASNVVVGGNDPSFASTFMNPSSQGIEHLSLGVINQVGGSTLLSSTLGVDLGHSVGSHFNSSTSMTIDVPINDMNHSLLGHNQLTTIDHSDLSAQLGLSLGGGASVSKSPDQPLSATPSPAGSLQDEDMEDFRQVSLISVIKSLFNHESCNLSSFMFQKTMLVDSFSASPAIISHLPNLTGSAQLSSASPAVVRRVGAKPAMVAGTTADTGVAIGAKKGKKKKDPNEPQKPVSAYALFFRDTQAAIKGQNPNATFGEVSKIVASMWDSLGDEQKQVYKRKTEAAKKEYLKALATYRANQLSKLSPEVEDTAPSTPPSAPSPAPAAPVRPARLAPNPDQNTITNICTSNIILDLPQVTTRSRTGSLPVAIGQPPTPNPSPATTVTKIIISKQMLQGGAQLHQIPTSMVTVIPAGIRAVQPSAGAATSAGRQPPPLLQMQGTPPPPRLQQMVQTQAPPPLQAKPRGGAGSSVAGTAMPPPPLQIKIVPASLHSDLSTPIIVTTATSANSVISSSTISASGHPTPVEVQVEKPSEQFVTDENEAVMEELASEEMEMEVSVAPAVSSSAPNLCVRAGCTNPAVDSRDWDKEYCSNECVATHCRDIFMAWCSIKSQNSTTVK, from the exons ATGGATCTAAATTTTTACTCGGATCTCTCTGACGGGACTGGCCAACATGTTGAATCCGAGTTCACGGACAGCTCGTCTTACAATGCATATGAATCTGTGAACAAG TTTGCAGGTGGCAATGATTCATACCTGACCATCAGTGGGTCTGGtcatcattttctttcatctgag caaACGTTCCACACACCTAGTCTGGGCGATGAAGAGTTTGAAATCCCACCCATCTCTTTGGATTCAGATTCAGCCCTCACCATAGAAGATGTTGAGGCCCATTTTGGAGAGCTGGCCGAACAGGCTGGGAGCTCAAGGGGGCCTGGAGTTGGAAATAGTCTAGCCAGTAATGTTGTGGTGGGTGGAAACGATCCCTCTTTTGCCTCTACTTTTATGAATCCATCATCACAGGGCATAGAGCACCTGAGTTTGGGTGTGATTAACCAAGTGGGGGGAAGTACGCTGTTGAGCTCAACTCTGGGTGTG gATCTCGGCCATTCTGTTGGCTCACATTTCAATAGTTCCACTTCCATGACTATTGATGTTCCAATAAATGACATGAACCACAGTCTCTTAGGACACAACCAGCTCACCACCATAGACCATTCAGATCTAAGTGCTCAATTAGGGCTCAGCCTCGGTGGTGGAGCCAGTGTGTCAAAGTCACCTGACCAACCTCTGTCAGCCACACCATCCCCTGCTGGTTCATTGCAAGATGAAGACATGGAAGACTTCAGACAAGTGAGTCTCATCTCTGTTATTAAGAGCTTGTTTAATCATGAATCTTGTAACCTCTCCTCATTTATGTTTCAGAAAACTATGCTGGTAGACTCTTTCTCAGCCTCTCCTGCGATCATATCGCACCTCCCTAATTTGACGGGATCCGCCCAGCTCTCCTCCGCTTCTCCAGCTGTGGTGAGGAGGGTGGGTGCTAAGCCAGCCATGGTGGCGGGTACAACAGCAGACACTGGGGTGGCGATTGGAGCCAAGAaagggaagaagaaaaaagatcCCAATGAACCACAGAAACCAGTGTCAGCCTATGCTCTGTTCTTCAGAGATACCCAGGCAGCCATTAAAGGCCAGAACCCCAATGCCACGTTTGGAGAGGTTTCGAAGATTGTGGCCTCCATGTGGGACAGCCTTGGGGATGAGCAAAAACAG GTTTACAAGAGGAAAACAGAGGCAGCTAAGAAAGAGTATCTGAAAGCTTTGGCAACCTACAGAGCAAATCAGCTCTCAAAA CTTTCTCCTGAGGTGGAGGATACAGCTCCTTCCACTCCTCCATCTGCCCCCAGTCCTGCTCCTGCTGCCCCTGTCCGCCCTGCACGGCTTGCCCCCAACCCTGATCAGAACACCATTACCAACATCTGCACGTCCAATATTATCCTCGACCTGCCTCAAGTCACCACTCGTTCACGCACAGGGTCTTTACCCGTGGCCATTGGCCAACCCCCAACCCCTAACCCCAGCCCAGCTACCACTGTCACGAAAATCATCATCTCCAAACAGATGCTACAGGGAGGTGCTCAGCTCCATCAGATCCCTACTTCCATGGTGACAGTGATCCCTGCTGGAATTCGAGCTGTGCAGCCGTCTGCTGGTGCTGCAACGTCTGCTGGACGGCAGCCTCCACCACTGCTGCAGATGCAGGGCACCCCTCCCCCCCCACGTCTGCAGCAGATGGTACAAACTCAAGCCCCGCCCCCTCTTCAGGCCAAGCCCCGTGGAGGGGCAGGAAGTTCCGTGGCTGGCACCGCTATGCCGCCTCCGCCTCTCCAGATAAAGATTGTGCCCGCTTCTTTACACTCTGACTTGTCCACACCAATTATTGTTACTACAGCAACAAGTGCCAACTCTGTTATCTCATCGTCCACCATCTCTGCCTCGGGGCATCCCACTCCTGTTGAGGTGCAGGTGGAAAAACCCAGTGAGCAATTTGTGACAGACGAGAATGAGGCTGTGATGGAGGAACTTGCCTCAGAAGAG atggaGATGGAGGTAAGTGTTGCTCCTGCGGTCTCGTCTTCTGCTCCTAATCTCTGCGTCCGTGCAGGATGCAC